One region of Quercus lobata isolate SW786 chromosome 2, ValleyOak3.0 Primary Assembly, whole genome shotgun sequence genomic DNA includes:
- the LOC115969204 gene encoding aminopeptidase M1-like isoform X1 yields MEQFKGQSRLPKFAVPKRYDIRLKPDLTACNFAGSVAIHLHIVADTTFIVLNAADLSVHSASLSFDSSSSSSKVLEPSKIELVEADEILVLEFPHPLPLGIGVLNIAFQGTLNDKMKGFYRSTYEHNGEKKNMAVTQFEPADARRCFPCWDEPACKATFKITLDVPSELIALSNMPIIEEKVDGHLKTVSYQESPIMSTYLVAVVVGLFDYVEDHTSDGTLHLLFSLRLVRLQLFFVDIVILHLHIGIKVRVYCQVGKADQGKFALDVAVKTLGLYKEYFAVPYSLPKLDMIAIPDFAAGAMENYGLVTYRETALLYDERHSAAANKQRVATVVAHELAHQWFGNLVTMEWWTHLWLNEGFATWVSYLATDSLFPEWKIWTQFLDESTEGLRLDGLAESHPIEVEINHASEIDEIFDAISYRKGASVIRMLQSYLGAECFQRSLASYIKKHACSNAKTEDLWAALEEGSGEPVNKLMNSWTKQKGYPVVSVEIKDQTLVFEQSQFLSSGSHGDGQWIVPITLCCGSYDTCKNFLLQTKSETLNIKELLSDKSNSASAWIKLNVDQAGFYRVKYDEDLAARLRYAIENNYLSATDRFGILDDSFALCMARQQSLTSLLTLMGAYREEVEYTVLSNLISISYKIVRIAADATPDLVDYVKQFFISLFQCSAEKLGWDPKTGESHLDAMLRGEVLNALALFGHDLTLNEASRRFHAFLDDKNTPLLPPDTRKAAYVAVMRRVSNSNKLAFESLLRLYKETDLSQEKTRILSSLASSPDPNIILEVLNFLLSSEVRSQDAVFGLAISMEGRETAWTWLKDNWEHISKTWGSGFLITRFVSAIASPFASFEKAKEIEEYFASRSMPSITRTLKQSIERIHINANWVQSVQNEKHLAEAVKELAHRKS; encoded by the exons ATGGAGCAGTTCAAAGGGCAGTCTCGCCTCCCCAAATTCGCTGTTCCGAAACGCTACGACATACGCCTCAAACCAGACCTCACCGCCTGCAACTTCGCCGGCTCCGTCGCCATCCACCTCCACATCGTCGCCGATACCACCTTCATCGTCCTCAATGCCGCCGATCTCTCCGTCCATTCTGCCTCCCTTTCCTTcgactcttcttcttcttcttctaag GTTTTGGAGCCTTCAAAAATTGAATTGGTTGAAGCGGATGAGATTTTGGTTCTGGAATTCCCTCACCCGCTTCCCCTTGGAATCGGAGTTCTCAATATCGCTTTTCAAGGAACTTTGAACGATAAAATGAAGGGCTTCTATAGaag TACATATGAGCATAATGGTGAGAAAAAGAATATGGCAGTTACGCAGTTTGAACCAGCTGATGCTAGGCGATGCTTTCCATGTTGGGATGAACCTGCCTGCAAG GCTACATTCAAAATCACACTGGATGTGCCATCTGAACTAATAGCTCTTTCCAACATGCCAATCATTGAAGAAAAAGTGGATGGGCATCTGAAGACAGTTTCATATCAAGAATCACCAATAATGTCTACATATTTGGTGGCAGTTGTTGTTGGATTGTTTGATTATGTGGAAGATCACACATCTGATGGTACACTTCATCTGCTATTTTCATTGCGTCTTGTGAGATTACAGCTTTTTTTTGTTGACATTGTAATCTTACATCTCCATATAGGGATCAAAGTTCGAGTATATTGTCAGGTAGGTAAGGCAGATCAAGGGAAATTTGCGTTGGATGTTGCTGTGAAGACACTTGGATTATACAAAGA ATACTTTGCAGTGCCTTACTCTCTTCCCAAATTGGATATGATTGCAATCCCTGATTTTGCTGCTGGGGCCATGGAGAATTATGGTTTAGTTACATACCGGGAAACAGCTTTGCTCTACGACGAACGGCATTCTGCAGCTGCCAATAAGCAGAGG GTTGCGACTGTCGTAGCCCATGAATTGGCACACCAGTGGTTTGGCAATCTTGTAACAATGGAATGGTGGACTCATTTATGGCTGAATGAGGGGTTCGCAACATGG GTTAGCTATTTAGCAACTGATAGCTTGTTTCCAGAATGGAAAATATGGACTCAGTTTCTTGATGAATCCACAGAGGGTCTGAGGCTGGATGGGCTTGCAGAGTCACACCCCATTGAG GTGGAGATAAATCATGCTAGTGAGATCGATGAAATTTTTGATGCCATAAGTTATAGAAAAGGTGCATCTGTTATCCGGATGCTGCAAAGCTATCTTGGTGCTGAATGCTTTCAG AGGTCACTTgcttcatatataaaaaaacatgcTTGCTCAAATGCCAAGACAGAAGACTTATGGGCTGCTCTTGAGGAGGGATCTGGTGAGCCTGTGAACAAACTAATGAATTCGTGGACAAAGCAAAAGGGATACCCAGTTGTCTCTGTGGAAATCAAAGATCAGACATTGGTGTTTGAGCAG TCGCAATTTTTGTCAAGTGGTTCCCATGGGGATGGGCAATGGATTGTCCCTATAACATTATGCTGTGGCTCATATGATACATGCAAGAATTTTCTACTGCAGACAAAATCTGAAACTCTTAATATCAAGGAATTACTGAGTGATAAAAGCAATTCAGCATCTGCTTGGATAAAACTTAATGTTGATCAGGCTGGTTTCTATAGGGTGAAATATGATGAGGACCTTGCAGCTAGACTTAGATATGCAATAGAGAACAATTACTTATCTGCAACAGACAGATTTG GCATTCTGGATGATTCATTTGCCCTTTGTATGGCTCGCCAGCAGTCTTTGACCTCATTGCTAACCTTGATGGGTGCTTACCGGGAGGAAGTTGAATATACCGTGCTGTCTAATTTGATTAGT ATAAGTTATAAAATTGTAAGAATTGCAGCTGATGCAACCCCTGATTTAGTGGATTACGTTAAACAATTTTTCATTAGCCTTTTCCAGTGTTCTGCTGA GAAGCTTGGTTGGGACCCTAAGACAGGTGAGAGCCATCTAGATGCAATGTTGAGAGGAGAGGTTTTGAATGCCCTTGCTTTGTTTGGACATGATCTGACACTAAATGAAGCAAGCAGGCGTTTTCATGCATTCTTGGATGACAAAAACACTCCACTCCTCCCTCCTGACACAAGAAAG GCAGCATATGTGGCTGTAATGCGGAGGGTCAGCAACTCAAACAAATTGGCTTTTGAATCTCTTCTGAGATTGTACAAAGAAACTGATTTAAGCCAGGAGAAAACACGCATCCTAA GTTCATTAGCATCTTCTCCAGACCCCAACATAATTCTTGAAGTTCTAAACTTTTTATTGTCTTCTGAG GTTCGTAGCCAAGATGCTGTTTTTGGACTTGCTATAAGTATGGAAGGACGTGAAACAGCTTGGACATGGCTGAAG GATAACTGGGAGCATATATCAAAAACCTGGGGTTCCGGATTTCTAATAACTCGCTTTGTCAGTGCAATTGCCTCTCCG TTTGCGTCATTCGAGAAGGCCAAGGAAATAGAGGAGTATTTTGCAAGCCGCAGTATGCCCTCTATCACAAGAACTTTGAAACAGAGCATTGAACGAATTCACATCAATGCAAATTGGGTTCAGAGTGTTCAAAATGAGAAACATCTTGCCGAGGCCGTGAAGGAGTTGGCACACAGGAAGTCCTAG
- the LOC115969244 gene encoding protein phosphatase 2C 77-like, whose protein sequence is MEEMSPAVTVPFRVGNSVSVCDNPTIATHIDISSTLKLMADTAGLLSDSVAAGDVVVDCTCGDLVNEVKVLDNVSQNETNWAAAADDNGVIARGSEEDDTLSLELEGDQILDSSCSFSVASETSSLCGEGEDIFALDIRTPTSIDIEKNICGDVDVVAKAPNSEEGNDETKTEIVSDPVAVPVSPDEEAGDGSDPKPSAVVHQLPLRLERGASGTSSGRSVFEIEFVPLWGFTSMCGRRPEMEDAFATVPHFLKIPIQMLIGDRVFDGMTRCLPDQTVHFFGVYDGHGGSQVANYCCDRIHMALAEEIEFVKKGLTDGSIKDNCQEQWKKAFTNCFLKVDDEVGGKTGLEPVAPETVGSTAVVAIICSSHIIVANCGDSRAVLCRGKEPMALSVDHKPNREDEYARIEAAGGKVIQWNGHRVFGVLAMSRSIGDRYLKPWIIPEPEVMFIPRSKEDECLILASDGLWDVMTNEEVCDLARKRILLWHKKNGVTLPTERGEGIDPAAQAAAEFLSNRAIQKGSKDNITVIVVDLKAQRKFKSKT, encoded by the exons atggaGGAGATGTCTCCGGCGGTCACGGTGCCATTTAGAGTAGGTAACTCAGTCTCAGTGTGTGATAACCCGACCATAGCTACCCACATAGATATCAGTAGTACACTTAAGCTAATGGCAGACACGGCTGGTCTATTATCTGATTCTGTTGCTGCTGGTGATGTGGTGGTGGACTGTACTTGTGGTGATTTGGTGAATGAAGTTAAGGTGTTGGATAACGTATCTCAAAATGAAACCAATTGGGCTGCCGCTGCTGATGATAACGGTGTGATAGCCCGTGGAAGTGAGGAAGATGATACCTTATCATTGGAGTTGGAGGGTGATCAGATTCTTGATAGCTCTTGTTCTTTTTCAGTGGCGAGTGAGACCAGTAGTTTATGTGGAGAGGGAGAGGATATCTTTGCTCTTGATATAAGAACACCGACTTCCATAGACATTGAGAAGAACATATGTGGTGATGTTGATGTTGTTGCTAAGGCCCCCAATTCAGAAGAAGGAAATGATGAGACTAAGACAGAGATTGTGAGTGATCCTGTTGCTGTGCCTGTGAGCCCTGATGAAGAAGCTGGTGATGGTTCTGACCCAAAGCCATCTGCAGTCGTTCATCAGTTACCTCTGCGTCTGGAAAGAGGGGCCAGTGGAACATCATCCGGCCGCAGTGTTTTTGAGATAGAGTTTGTGCCTCTTTGGGGATTTACATCTATGTGTGGAAGAAGACCTGAGATGGAAGATGCTTTTGCTACTGTGCCTCATTTTCTGAAGATTCCTATCCAAATGCTAATCGGTGACCGTGTATTTGATGGCATGACTAGATGTTTACCTGACCAGACTGTTCATTTCTTTGGAGTCTATGATGGCCATGGAGGGTCTCAG GTTGCAAACTATTGTTGTGATCGTATCCATATGGCTTTGGCTGAGGAGATAGAATTTGTTAAGAAAGGCCTAACTGATGGAAGTATCAAGGACAATTGCCAAGAGCAGTGGAAAAAAGCATTCACCAATTGTTTTCTTAAGGTCGATGATGAAGTTGGAGGAAAAACTGGTCTTGAGCCTGTCGCACCGGAAACTGTTGGTTCTACAGCTGTGGTTGCCATTATTTGTTCCTCACATATCATTGTTGCAAACTGTGGAGATTCAAGAGCAGTTCTGTGTCGTGGAAAAGAACCTATGGCATTGTCAGTTGATCATAAA CCAAATCGAGAAGATGAATATGCTAGAATTGAGGCAGCCGGAGGCAAGGTCATACAGTGGAATGGGCATCGTGTTTTTGGAGTTCTTGCAATGTCAAGGTCTATTG GTGATAGATATTTGAAACCGTGGATAATTCCAGAACCAGAGGTGATGTTTATTCCGCGGTCAAAAGAAGATGAATGCCTTATTTTAGCTAGTGATGGTTTATGGGATGTCATGACAAATGAAGAGGTATGTGACTTGGCTCGGAAAAGAATACTTTTGTGGCACAAAAAGAATGGTGTTACTCTTCCCACTGAAAGAGGCGAGGGAATTGATCCTGCAGCTCAAGCAGCAGCAGAATTCCTCTCAAACCGTGCTATTCAAAAAGGAAGTAAGGACAACATAACTGTGATTGTGGTGGATTTGAAAGCTCAAAGGAAGTTCAAAAGTAAAACATGA
- the LOC115969204 gene encoding aminopeptidase M1-like isoform X2: MEQFKGQSRLPKFAVPKRYDIRLKPDLTACNFAGSVAIHLHIVADTTFIVLNAADLSVHSASLSFDSSSSSSKVLEPSKIELVEADEILVLEFPHPLPLGIGVLNIAFQGTLNDKMKGFYRSTYEHNGEKKNMAVTQFEPADARRCFPCWDEPACKATFKITLDVPSELIALSNMPIIEEKVDGHLKTVSYQESPIMSTYLVAVVVGLFDYVEDHTSDGIKVRVYCQVGKADQGKFALDVAVKTLGLYKEYFAVPYSLPKLDMIAIPDFAAGAMENYGLVTYRETALLYDERHSAAANKQRVATVVAHELAHQWFGNLVTMEWWTHLWLNEGFATWVSYLATDSLFPEWKIWTQFLDESTEGLRLDGLAESHPIEVEINHASEIDEIFDAISYRKGASVIRMLQSYLGAECFQRSLASYIKKHACSNAKTEDLWAALEEGSGEPVNKLMNSWTKQKGYPVVSVEIKDQTLVFEQSQFLSSGSHGDGQWIVPITLCCGSYDTCKNFLLQTKSETLNIKELLSDKSNSASAWIKLNVDQAGFYRVKYDEDLAARLRYAIENNYLSATDRFGILDDSFALCMARQQSLTSLLTLMGAYREEVEYTVLSNLISISYKIVRIAADATPDLVDYVKQFFISLFQCSAEKLGWDPKTGESHLDAMLRGEVLNALALFGHDLTLNEASRRFHAFLDDKNTPLLPPDTRKAAYVAVMRRVSNSNKLAFESLLRLYKETDLSQEKTRILSSLASSPDPNIILEVLNFLLSSEVRSQDAVFGLAISMEGRETAWTWLKDNWEHISKTWGSGFLITRFVSAIASPFASFEKAKEIEEYFASRSMPSITRTLKQSIERIHINANWVQSVQNEKHLAEAVKELAHRKS; this comes from the exons ATGGAGCAGTTCAAAGGGCAGTCTCGCCTCCCCAAATTCGCTGTTCCGAAACGCTACGACATACGCCTCAAACCAGACCTCACCGCCTGCAACTTCGCCGGCTCCGTCGCCATCCACCTCCACATCGTCGCCGATACCACCTTCATCGTCCTCAATGCCGCCGATCTCTCCGTCCATTCTGCCTCCCTTTCCTTcgactcttcttcttcttcttctaag GTTTTGGAGCCTTCAAAAATTGAATTGGTTGAAGCGGATGAGATTTTGGTTCTGGAATTCCCTCACCCGCTTCCCCTTGGAATCGGAGTTCTCAATATCGCTTTTCAAGGAACTTTGAACGATAAAATGAAGGGCTTCTATAGaag TACATATGAGCATAATGGTGAGAAAAAGAATATGGCAGTTACGCAGTTTGAACCAGCTGATGCTAGGCGATGCTTTCCATGTTGGGATGAACCTGCCTGCAAG GCTACATTCAAAATCACACTGGATGTGCCATCTGAACTAATAGCTCTTTCCAACATGCCAATCATTGAAGAAAAAGTGGATGGGCATCTGAAGACAGTTTCATATCAAGAATCACCAATAATGTCTACATATTTGGTGGCAGTTGTTGTTGGATTGTTTGATTATGTGGAAGATCACACATCTGATG GGATCAAAGTTCGAGTATATTGTCAGGTAGGTAAGGCAGATCAAGGGAAATTTGCGTTGGATGTTGCTGTGAAGACACTTGGATTATACAAAGA ATACTTTGCAGTGCCTTACTCTCTTCCCAAATTGGATATGATTGCAATCCCTGATTTTGCTGCTGGGGCCATGGAGAATTATGGTTTAGTTACATACCGGGAAACAGCTTTGCTCTACGACGAACGGCATTCTGCAGCTGCCAATAAGCAGAGG GTTGCGACTGTCGTAGCCCATGAATTGGCACACCAGTGGTTTGGCAATCTTGTAACAATGGAATGGTGGACTCATTTATGGCTGAATGAGGGGTTCGCAACATGG GTTAGCTATTTAGCAACTGATAGCTTGTTTCCAGAATGGAAAATATGGACTCAGTTTCTTGATGAATCCACAGAGGGTCTGAGGCTGGATGGGCTTGCAGAGTCACACCCCATTGAG GTGGAGATAAATCATGCTAGTGAGATCGATGAAATTTTTGATGCCATAAGTTATAGAAAAGGTGCATCTGTTATCCGGATGCTGCAAAGCTATCTTGGTGCTGAATGCTTTCAG AGGTCACTTgcttcatatataaaaaaacatgcTTGCTCAAATGCCAAGACAGAAGACTTATGGGCTGCTCTTGAGGAGGGATCTGGTGAGCCTGTGAACAAACTAATGAATTCGTGGACAAAGCAAAAGGGATACCCAGTTGTCTCTGTGGAAATCAAAGATCAGACATTGGTGTTTGAGCAG TCGCAATTTTTGTCAAGTGGTTCCCATGGGGATGGGCAATGGATTGTCCCTATAACATTATGCTGTGGCTCATATGATACATGCAAGAATTTTCTACTGCAGACAAAATCTGAAACTCTTAATATCAAGGAATTACTGAGTGATAAAAGCAATTCAGCATCTGCTTGGATAAAACTTAATGTTGATCAGGCTGGTTTCTATAGGGTGAAATATGATGAGGACCTTGCAGCTAGACTTAGATATGCAATAGAGAACAATTACTTATCTGCAACAGACAGATTTG GCATTCTGGATGATTCATTTGCCCTTTGTATGGCTCGCCAGCAGTCTTTGACCTCATTGCTAACCTTGATGGGTGCTTACCGGGAGGAAGTTGAATATACCGTGCTGTCTAATTTGATTAGT ATAAGTTATAAAATTGTAAGAATTGCAGCTGATGCAACCCCTGATTTAGTGGATTACGTTAAACAATTTTTCATTAGCCTTTTCCAGTGTTCTGCTGA GAAGCTTGGTTGGGACCCTAAGACAGGTGAGAGCCATCTAGATGCAATGTTGAGAGGAGAGGTTTTGAATGCCCTTGCTTTGTTTGGACATGATCTGACACTAAATGAAGCAAGCAGGCGTTTTCATGCATTCTTGGATGACAAAAACACTCCACTCCTCCCTCCTGACACAAGAAAG GCAGCATATGTGGCTGTAATGCGGAGGGTCAGCAACTCAAACAAATTGGCTTTTGAATCTCTTCTGAGATTGTACAAAGAAACTGATTTAAGCCAGGAGAAAACACGCATCCTAA GTTCATTAGCATCTTCTCCAGACCCCAACATAATTCTTGAAGTTCTAAACTTTTTATTGTCTTCTGAG GTTCGTAGCCAAGATGCTGTTTTTGGACTTGCTATAAGTATGGAAGGACGTGAAACAGCTTGGACATGGCTGAAG GATAACTGGGAGCATATATCAAAAACCTGGGGTTCCGGATTTCTAATAACTCGCTTTGTCAGTGCAATTGCCTCTCCG TTTGCGTCATTCGAGAAGGCCAAGGAAATAGAGGAGTATTTTGCAAGCCGCAGTATGCCCTCTATCACAAGAACTTTGAAACAGAGCATTGAACGAATTCACATCAATGCAAATTGGGTTCAGAGTGTTCAAAATGAGAAACATCTTGCCGAGGCCGTGAAGGAGTTGGCACACAGGAAGTCCTAG